Proteins from a genomic interval of Tenacibaculum sp. SZ-18:
- a CDS encoding two-component regulator propeller domain-containing protein, with protein sequence MSRSSFFTLFLLFVILKVNSQELPLINRFSPENYHAESQNWSISQSENGYIYVANNKGLLEFNGASWDLYPTPNQTIMRSVKAHENKIFTGFYMDFGYWQKDEFGILNYTSLVKENNIKLLSDEQFWNIIELDGWILFQSLQRIYIYNLSSDLVKVINSDSTITKMFKVDDSVYFQKFGKGIFKIEKGISKLLSDKKELRDNIVVLIYKNNQKLVFLTQGNGFYTTEDEFELNSELTKFLKDKSIYNAKQLSDGSFVIGTISNGAFYLKSTGEIQYVLNQENGLSNNTVLTTFEDKKGDIWLGLDNGINKIDVTSSFRIFKDPNGTLGTVYTASYFNGYLYLGTNQGLFAKKYPSSDKFSFIKNTQGQVWSLDIVDDTLFCGHNNGTFIVNNTEVNLISTIDGAWGVKQISNNKLLQGNYDGLYIMEKSSNGWMLSHKIEGFNNSCKFFEIHHNNTVFVNHEYKGVYKLKIDQDFKNVLDVKIDSSITKGVHSSIVKYQNNIIYAYKGGVFRYFDKAGKFARDTMLDKLILKEDFLSGKIIFDKQSNKLFSFSQENINYLRPDKFSAHSIITRKGVSNSLRKGAVGYENIQMLPENKYLLGTLNGYILTDLKVSDKLNYELSITGIKNNSVNGAPKQLKLYNDNTLELSPKYNSLEFSYSVPYLSTDAPVKYQYQLEGYTNDWSNWSYENKVLFENLFFGEYKFKVRAKIGDDLVENIPSYEFIINRAWYISNFAIAGYVLIVFVFSLFMDRLYKRYYRKQREDLLRKQEREFQLKSLESEKELMEIRNTQLKQDVDSKNRELAVSTMSMIKKNELLSSLKKEIMRGDEKSLKQVIKIIDNNLNDTDDWQMFKEAFNNADKDFINKLKKMHNNLTPNDLRLCAYLRLNLSSKEIAPLLNISPRSVEVKRYRLRKKIDLPHNVNLTNYILDI encoded by the coding sequence TTGAGCAGAAGTAGTTTCTTTACGTTATTCTTATTGTTTGTAATCTTAAAGGTAAATTCACAAGAGTTACCTTTGATTAATCGTTTCTCTCCGGAGAATTATCATGCTGAATCTCAAAACTGGTCTATAAGTCAATCTGAAAACGGATATATTTATGTAGCAAATAATAAAGGATTACTTGAGTTTAATGGAGCGAGTTGGGATTTGTATCCAACACCAAATCAAACTATTATGAGATCTGTAAAAGCTCATGAAAATAAAATTTTTACAGGGTTTTATATGGATTTTGGATATTGGCAAAAAGATGAGTTTGGAATTCTAAATTATACTTCCTTAGTGAAAGAAAATAATATTAAGTTATTATCTGATGAGCAATTTTGGAATATAATCGAATTAGACGGATGGATTCTTTTTCAGTCTCTACAAAGAATTTACATTTACAATCTAAGCTCTGATTTAGTAAAAGTTATTAATTCAGATTCAACTATCACTAAAATGTTCAAAGTAGATGATAGTGTGTATTTTCAAAAGTTTGGTAAAGGTATCTTCAAAATTGAAAAAGGGATTTCAAAATTATTGTCCGATAAGAAAGAATTAAGAGATAATATTGTAGTCTTAATTTATAAAAATAATCAAAAACTAGTATTTCTAACTCAGGGTAATGGTTTCTACACTACGGAGGATGAGTTTGAGTTGAATTCCGAATTAACTAAATTCCTTAAAGATAAATCAATTTACAATGCTAAGCAGCTTTCAGACGGTTCTTTTGTGATAGGAACCATCTCAAACGGAGCGTTTTACTTAAAGTCTACAGGCGAGATTCAATATGTTTTAAATCAGGAAAATGGATTATCCAACAACACTGTTTTAACAACTTTTGAGGATAAAAAAGGTGATATTTGGTTAGGGCTAGATAATGGAATCAACAAGATCGATGTCACTTCTTCTTTTAGAATTTTCAAAGATCCAAATGGTACATTGGGCACAGTTTATACGGCGAGTTACTTTAATGGATATTTATATCTAGGAACGAATCAAGGATTGTTTGCAAAGAAATATCCGTCCTCAGATAAATTTTCTTTTATTAAGAATACACAGGGACAAGTTTGGAGCTTAGATATAGTTGATGATACATTATTTTGTGGTCACAATAATGGAACTTTTATTGTAAATAATACAGAAGTAAATTTAATCAGTACGATTGATGGTGCTTGGGGGGTCAAACAAATTTCTAATAATAAACTACTTCAAGGAAATTATGATGGATTATATATTATGGAGAAAAGTAGTAATGGTTGGATGCTTTCTCATAAGATAGAAGGGTTTAACAATTCCTGTAAATTTTTCGAAATACATCATAACAATACTGTTTTTGTAAATCATGAATATAAAGGAGTTTACAAGCTTAAAATTGATCAGGATTTTAAGAATGTTCTAGATGTCAAAATTGATTCCTCAATAACGAAAGGTGTGCATTCAAGTATTGTGAAATATCAGAATAATATCATTTATGCTTATAAAGGAGGAGTATTTAGGTATTTTGATAAGGCAGGGAAATTCGCGAGAGATACAATGTTGGATAAACTGATTTTGAAAGAGGATTTTTTATCAGGTAAAATAATTTTTGATAAACAATCAAATAAACTCTTCTCTTTTTCTCAAGAAAATATTAATTATTTAAGACCCGATAAATTTAGTGCTCATTCAATTATTACTCGTAAAGGCGTTAGTAATAGTTTGAGAAAGGGGGCTGTGGGGTATGAAAATATTCAGATGTTACCAGAGAATAAATATCTTTTGGGAACATTGAATGGTTATATTTTAACAGACTTGAAAGTTTCTGATAAACTTAATTACGAACTTTCTATCACTGGAATTAAAAATAACTCCGTAAATGGAGCTCCAAAGCAGTTAAAGTTGTATAATGACAATACCTTAGAATTGTCTCCAAAGTATAATAGTTTGGAGTTTTCATATAGTGTTCCCTATTTATCAACGGATGCTCCAGTAAAGTATCAATACCAATTAGAAGGGTATACCAATGATTGGAGTAACTGGAGTTATGAAAATAAAGTCCTCTTTGAAAATTTGTTTTTTGGAGAGTATAAATTTAAAGTTCGTGCTAAAATAGGAGATGATCTTGTGGAAAATATTCCTTCATATGAGTTTATTATTAATAGGGCTTGGTATATTTCTAACTTTGCAATTGCAGGATATGTATTGATTGTTTTTGTATTCTCTTTATTTATGGATAGACTTTATAAAAGATATTACAGAAAACAGCGAGAAGATTTACTTCGTAAGCAAGAGAGAGAATTTCAGTTAAAATCACTAGAAAGTGAAAAAGAATTAATGGAAATTAGAAATACTCAGCTGAAACAAGATGTTGATAGCAAAAATAGAGAGCTAGCAGTTTCGACGATGAGTATGATTAAGAAGAATGAGTTATTGAGTTCCTTGAAGAAGGAAATTATGAGAGGTGATGAAAAGAGCTTGAAGCAAGTTATTAAGATAATTGACAACAATTTAAATGATACAGATGATTGGCAAATGTTTAAAGAAGCATTTAATAATGCCGATAAAGACTTTATCAATAAGTTGAAAAAAATGCACAACAATTTAACGCCAAATGATCTTCGATTGTGCGCCTATTTGAGATTAAATTTGTCTTCTAAAGAAATAGCACCCCTTCTAAATATATCACCTAGAAGTGTGGAAGTAAAACGTTATCGTTTGCGTAAAAAGATAGATTTACCTCATAATGTGAACTTAACAAACTATATTTTAGATATTTAA
- a CDS encoding SusC/RagA family TonB-linked outer membrane protein, translating to MRNLITLFMLSLSIVVIHAQEMNVSGKVTDSKTGEPIPGVGILIKDSSNGTETDFDGNYTIKVNKGSSLVFSSIGYSTKTVVVNGSVINVKLDEDSEQLEEVVIIGYGSKSKKDVTGAISLVDSKTIEDLKPVDASLALQGTTSGVSVTIPSGSPGAGAGILIRGISSNRANGPLVIIDGLAGGNLNTINPNDIESFSVLKDAQAAIYGIQGANGVIIVKTKSGRKNAKMKITYDGYTGIQETTKKLDYLNASEYAFILNESYAAGGQALPFPDVSNIPNNTDWQDQVFTTAFMMNHNIGISGGSEKISYYLGASMLQQDGIIAPEKSNFERNNIRMNLDIDLSDKFKISSKTNFFTFDRRKINENGLGSVLFNALNYAPTYSLEQEDTNGFLGNEVINPLSQIRDTYDDEFGSGIEGTFQLQYQPFEDLNVTSRISYKTFNGKGKTFLPIVNYGAGKVFNRPRSQVNQSRTNSNNYNWETFINYKKTIGEDHNFEATLGTSMQKSWGDGLFATGYDVPNNSYDFADISLTTGTLDAITNGSYVFDNRLLSYFGRLQYDYKRKYLLSAMIRRDAASDFTPDNRVDYFPSITAGWKVSEESFMKDIEVINFLKLRGSYGFLGTNAGGNLYRAQLDGEATYVLDDAIVNGIAVGRLQNPNARWERGEKLDIGIDANMFNNKLEIVADYFLEDRNDLLIASVPISGIIGTAAPGSGNPTVNAGTSRVKGFEFLVGYKDNIGEDFNFNIRYNFTNIQASVTNVNGDLFIEGGQFGVGQLAPARMSEGQPIGYFYGLQTDGIFQTVEEVNNSPSQAGLLGIDAVPGDLKFVDTNGDGVINFDDRTFIGNPQPEFLMGLNLNFNYKNWDFTSYMYAELNKEMVRNYERDQPNVNRHAFYLDRWTGPGTSNEVPRITTGATNNKLFSSFYVEDASFLRVQNIQIGYSLPNSVLEKIGFSKVRLYSTVNNAFTFTNYKGFDPTGTSGEPIGGGIDYGFYPISRQYLFGLNLAF from the coding sequence ATGAGAAACCTCATTACACTATTTATGTTATCATTATCTATAGTCGTAATACATGCACAAGAGATGAACGTTAGCGGAAAAGTTACCGATTCGAAAACAGGTGAACCAATTCCAGGAGTTGGTATTTTAATAAAAGATTCTAGTAATGGAACAGAAACCGATTTCGATGGAAACTATACAATTAAAGTTAATAAAGGATCAAGTTTGGTTTTTTCCTCAATTGGGTATAGTACAAAAACTGTAGTGGTAAACGGCTCAGTTATCAACGTTAAGTTAGATGAAGATTCAGAGCAATTAGAAGAAGTTGTTATCATTGGTTATGGTAGCAAATCTAAAAAAGACGTCACAGGTGCAATTTCATTAGTTGATTCTAAAACTATTGAGGATTTAAAGCCAGTTGACGCAAGTTTAGCTTTACAAGGTACAACTTCTGGTGTATCAGTTACAATTCCTTCAGGTTCACCAGGTGCTGGTGCAGGAATTCTTATTCGAGGGATTAGTTCAAACAGAGCTAATGGACCTTTAGTAATCATTGATGGTCTAGCAGGAGGAAACCTTAATACAATAAATCCCAATGATATCGAATCTTTCTCGGTTTTGAAAGATGCACAAGCAGCTATTTACGGTATTCAAGGTGCGAATGGTGTAATTATAGTTAAAACAAAGTCAGGTAGAAAAAATGCTAAAATGAAAATTACCTATGATGGATATACGGGAATTCAAGAAACTACCAAAAAATTAGATTATTTAAATGCTTCGGAATATGCTTTTATTCTAAATGAAAGTTATGCAGCGGGAGGACAAGCTTTACCGTTTCCTGATGTGAGTAACATTCCTAATAATACTGATTGGCAGGACCAAGTTTTTACTACTGCTTTTATGATGAACCATAATATCGGTATTTCTGGTGGGTCTGAAAAAATAAGTTATTATTTAGGAGCATCGATGCTTCAACAAGATGGAATTATTGCACCAGAAAAATCTAACTTCGAGAGAAATAATATAAGAATGAATTTAGATATAGACTTAAGCGATAAATTTAAAATTTCATCGAAAACGAACTTCTTTACTTTCGATAGAAGGAAAATTAATGAAAATGGTTTAGGTTCTGTTCTTTTCAATGCTTTGAATTATGCTCCAACATATTCTTTAGAGCAAGAGGATACCAATGGATTTTTAGGGAATGAAGTAATTAACCCTTTATCTCAAATAAGAGATACCTATGATGATGAATTTGGAAGTGGTATTGAAGGTACTTTTCAATTACAGTATCAACCATTTGAAGATTTAAATGTAACTAGTAGAATTAGTTACAAAACATTTAACGGCAAAGGGAAAACATTTTTACCGATTGTAAATTATGGAGCTGGTAAAGTCTTTAATAGGCCTAGAAGTCAAGTAAATCAATCTAGAACAAATTCTAACAATTATAACTGGGAAACTTTTATCAACTACAAAAAGACCATAGGAGAAGATCATAATTTTGAAGCAACACTTGGAACGAGTATGCAAAAAAGTTGGGGAGATGGGCTTTTCGCAACAGGTTATGATGTACCTAATAATTCTTATGATTTTGCAGATATTAGTCTAACAACAGGTACGTTAGATGCAATAACAAATGGTTCTTACGTTTTTGATAATCGTTTACTTTCTTATTTCGGACGTTTACAATATGACTATAAAAGAAAGTATTTGCTTTCAGCAATGATTCGTAGAGATGCGGCGTCAGATTTTACCCCAGATAATAGAGTTGATTATTTTCCATCAATTACTGCGGGTTGGAAAGTATCAGAAGAATCATTTATGAAGGATATAGAAGTAATTAACTTTTTAAAATTAAGGGGAAGTTATGGTTTTCTTGGTACCAATGCAGGGGGGAATTTATATAGAGCACAATTAGATGGAGAAGCAACATATGTGCTGGATGATGCAATTGTGAATGGAATAGCAGTTGGAAGACTTCAAAATCCTAATGCAAGATGGGAAAGAGGTGAGAAGTTAGATATAGGAATAGATGCTAATATGTTTAATAATAAATTGGAGATTGTGGCTGATTACTTCTTGGAGGATAGAAATGATTTATTAATTGCTAGTGTTCCGATTTCTGGAATTATTGGTACAGCAGCACCAGGATCTGGAAATCCAACCGTAAATGCTGGGACTTCAAGGGTAAAAGGTTTTGAATTTTTAGTTGGATATAAAGATAACATAGGAGAAGATTTCAATTTCAATATAAGATATAATTTTACAAATATTCAAGCTTCTGTAACAAATGTAAATGGAGATTTATTTATCGAAGGAGGTCAATTTGGTGTAGGTCAATTGGCACCAGCTAGAATGTCTGAAGGGCAACCGATAGGTTATTTTTATGGATTACAAACTGATGGGATTTTTCAAACAGTTGAAGAAGTTAACAATTCACCATCTCAGGCAGGTCTATTAGGTATTGACGCTGTACCTGGTGATTTGAAATTTGTAGATACGAATGGCGATGGAGTTATAAATTTTGATGATAGAACTTTTATAGGAAATCCACAACCAGAGTTTCTAATGGGGTTAAACTTAAATTTTAATTATAAAAATTGGGATTTTACCTCTTATATGTATGCTGAGTTAAATAAAGAAATGGTCCGAAATTACGAAAGAGATCAACCTAATGTCAACCGACACGCATTTTATTTAGATAGATGGACTGGTCCAGGAACGAGTAATGAAGTACCAAGAATTACCACTGGAGCTACCAATAATAAATTATTCTCAAGTTTTTATGTCGAAGACGCTTCTTTCTTGAGAGTTCAAAATATTCAAATAGGATATAGTTTACCAAATAGCGTTTTGGAAAAAATAGGATTTTCTAAAGTACGATTATATTCTACTGTAAACAATGCTTTCACTTTTACTAATTACAAAGGTTTTGATCCAACAGGGACTTCCGGTGAACCTATTGGAGGTGGAATTGATTATGGATTCTATCCAATTTCTCGTCAGTATTTATTTGGATTAAACTTAGCATTTTAA
- a CDS encoding solute:sodium symporter family transporter produces MLGILSFIGFTLIVAVVSWTATRNTNEQTSDGYFLGGRSLTAGVIAGSLLLTNLSTEQIVGLNGSAFSEGILVMAWETLAAIAMVVTAVFLLPRYLKSGLITIPQFLAERFDVSTKTLTSVLFLSGYAIVLLPTILYSGSLAISGMFNIPGLLGVSKEVALWICVWSIGIIGSIYAVFGGLKAVAVSDSINAIGLLIGGLLIPIFGLVFIGGGSMFEGFAILQDKIPSHFNSVGGSAASVPFATIFTGMMLVQLFYWGTNQQIIQRALGAKNLQEGQKGLLLGAFIKILGPIIVVLPGIIAYYMSIQGTMEVGAPDEAYGQLVRKILPKEFIGFFAAVLFGAILSSFNSVLNSSVTLFGIDIYKEHLNPNAEEKVVVKYGKTFGVILAVAAMFIAPFLSSLESIFTYLQQVNGVYSIPILTIIFVGFVTKKVPAIAAKIGLLTGSVLYIISEFVLRPSFVNDALENAKALGVNTTDALNLAKAEAYPNFLHVMAILFVVNTAIMLFIGKFKPKAVPYEQKESKQVDITPWKHTKPVGIFICIIVILIYIYFS; encoded by the coding sequence ATGTTAGGAATTTTATCATTTATCGGATTCACTTTAATTGTAGCAGTGGTATCTTGGACTGCTACAAGAAATACTAATGAACAAACTTCAGATGGATATTTTCTAGGCGGAAGAAGTTTAACGGCGGGAGTTATTGCAGGCTCACTTTTATTAACTAATTTATCTACAGAACAAATCGTTGGTTTAAATGGATCAGCATTTTCAGAGGGTATTTTAGTAATGGCTTGGGAAACTTTAGCAGCAATTGCTATGGTGGTGACCGCAGTTTTTTTACTGCCAAGATATTTAAAAAGTGGATTAATTACAATCCCACAATTCTTAGCTGAAAGATTTGACGTTTCTACGAAGACATTAACTTCTGTATTGTTTTTGAGTGGTTATGCTATTGTTTTATTACCAACAATATTATATTCTGGATCGTTAGCAATAAGTGGAATGTTTAATATTCCGGGGTTGTTGGGAGTTTCGAAAGAAGTAGCGTTATGGATTTGCGTTTGGTCAATCGGGATCATAGGTTCGATTTATGCAGTTTTTGGAGGGTTGAAAGCCGTTGCTGTTTCGGATTCAATCAATGCGATCGGATTATTAATTGGAGGTTTGTTAATTCCTATATTCGGGCTGGTTTTTATTGGTGGAGGAAGTATGTTTGAGGGTTTTGCAATTTTACAAGATAAAATTCCATCTCACTTTAATTCTGTAGGTGGTTCTGCTGCTTCTGTCCCATTTGCCACAATATTTACAGGAATGATGTTAGTTCAATTATTTTATTGGGGAACGAATCAACAAATAATTCAACGAGCTTTAGGAGCAAAGAATTTACAAGAAGGTCAAAAAGGTTTATTACTTGGTGCTTTTATTAAAATATTAGGACCAATCATCGTTGTTTTGCCTGGAATTATAGCTTATTATATGTCAATTCAAGGTACTATGGAGGTAGGCGCACCAGATGAGGCATATGGACAATTAGTGCGTAAGATTTTACCAAAAGAATTCATAGGCTTCTTTGCAGCTGTTTTATTTGGTGCTATTTTAAGCTCTTTCAATAGTGTGTTAAACAGTTCTGTAACTTTATTTGGTATTGATATTTATAAAGAACATTTAAACCCAAATGCGGAAGAAAAAGTTGTTGTTAAATATGGAAAAACATTTGGAGTTATTTTAGCAGTCGCAGCAATGTTTATTGCGCCTTTTTTATCGAGTTTAGAAAGTATTTTTACTTACTTACAGCAAGTAAATGGAGTTTATAGTATACCAATCTTAACTATTATATTTGTCGGTTTTGTAACTAAAAAAGTACCCGCAATCGCAGCCAAAATTGGCTTACTAACAGGTTCAGTACTATACATTATAAGTGAGTTTGTTTTAAGACCTAGTTTTGTAAATGATGCATTAGAAAATGCAAAAGCTTTAGGAGTTAATACAACAGATGCGTTAAATTTAGCAAAGGCAGAGGCTTATCCGAATTTCTTACATGTAATGGCAATTTTATTTGTTGTAAATACAGCAATTATGTTGTTCATAGGAAAGTTTAAACCAAAAGCGGTTCCTTACGAGCAAAAAGAATCTAAGCAAGTCGACATAACTCCTTGGAAACATACCAAACCTGTTGGGATATTTATTTGTATTATTGTAATACTAATCTATATTTATTTTTCTTAG
- a CDS encoding RagB/SusD family nutrient uptake outer membrane protein, with amino-acid sequence MKKYKNIISSFIAILLMSITFNSCSDEFLDNVNEYNIDSENYFNSEDDYYKALIGAYDLLQATYVNVMLGEIASDNTLCGGESATDVIGFQQIDDMIHTPVNSNLRDIWSWMFAGVNRANYILEFQDKTDFDGKNIIIAEARFLRAYYHFELVKWFGGIPLKGDARFQLGDEKSIPRSSVEEVYASIEADLIYAINNLSYVSPQVGRANKGSAQALLGKAYLYQDKFPEAANILEDLINNGPFNLVTDYNTIFEHSGENGVESVFEVQYTDVEGAGFGCLQCSEGNVAVGFNGIRNYNGPEFDSGFSFNIPVQEVYDAFDTDDLRRDIAILDINAWATTTGATYTEGFEHTGFYNRKYIARKGDLNTGDPNLTNPNNYRSIRFADVLLMAAEALNRGGISDGRALQYLNRVRRRAFGDTNHDISSTGTTLTQDIYNERRLELVGEGHRFFDLVRTGNGTAISGFTPNKNELFPIPIEEIQFANGNWSQNQGY; translated from the coding sequence ATGAAAAAATATAAAAACATAATAAGTTCATTCATTGCAATTCTATTAATGTCGATTACTTTTAATAGTTGTTCGGATGAATTTTTAGATAATGTAAATGAGTATAACATAGACTCAGAAAACTACTTTAACTCAGAGGATGATTACTATAAGGCACTAATTGGAGCATATGATTTGTTGCAAGCTACGTATGTAAACGTAATGTTAGGAGAAATTGCTTCTGATAACACATTATGTGGTGGAGAAAGTGCAACTGATGTTATTGGTTTCCAGCAAATTGATGATATGATTCATACGCCAGTGAATAGTAACTTAAGAGATATCTGGAGTTGGATGTTTGCCGGTGTGAATAGAGCAAATTACATTTTAGAATTTCAGGATAAAACTGATTTTGATGGTAAGAATATTATCATTGCAGAAGCTCGTTTTTTAAGAGCGTATTATCATTTTGAGTTAGTAAAATGGTTTGGAGGTATTCCTTTAAAAGGAGATGCACGTTTTCAATTAGGTGATGAAAAATCTATTCCAAGATCATCTGTAGAAGAAGTGTATGCATCTATTGAAGCTGATTTAATTTATGCGATTAACAATTTATCGTACGTTTCTCCACAAGTTGGAAGAGCAAATAAAGGTTCGGCTCAAGCTTTATTAGGGAAAGCATATTTATACCAAGATAAGTTTCCAGAAGCTGCAAATATTTTAGAAGATCTAATTAATAATGGTCCTTTTAATTTAGTAACAGATTACAATACAATCTTCGAGCACAGTGGAGAAAATGGAGTAGAATCTGTTTTTGAAGTTCAATATACGGATGTTGAAGGTGCTGGTTTCGGATGTTTGCAATGTAGTGAAGGTAATGTAGCAGTTGGATTCAACGGAATTAGAAATTATAACGGACCAGAATTTGACTCCGGTTTTAGTTTTAATATTCCAGTTCAAGAGGTTTATGATGCTTTCGATACTGACGATTTAAGAAGAGATATTGCAATTTTAGATATCAATGCTTGGGCAACTACAACTGGGGCAACTTATACAGAAGGGTTTGAGCATACCGGATTCTATAATAGAAAGTACATAGCAAGAAAGGGAGATTTAAATACAGGAGATCCAAATCTTACAAATCCAAATAACTACAGATCAATCCGTTTTGCTGATGTTTTATTAATGGCGGCAGAAGCCTTAAATAGAGGAGGAATTAGTGATGGAAGAGCATTACAATATTTGAATAGAGTAAGAAGGAGAGCCTTCGGAGATACAAATCATGATATTAGCTCAACAGGAACAACCTTAACTCAAGATATTTATAACGAAAGAAGATTAGAGTTAGTAGGAGAAGGACATAGATTTTTTGATCTAGTGAGAACTGGAAATGGAACTGCAATTAGTGGTTTTACACCAAATAAAAACGAATTATTTCCAATTCCAATCGAAGAAATTCAATTCGCAAATGGAAATTGGAGTCAAAACCAAGGGTATTAA
- a CDS encoding AraC family transcriptional regulator, with amino-acid sequence MNSLEEDMSVLLKKYKITREQLRNTESFIPLSSVTNILEECAIQTNCYSFGLELSKYQSIDVLGPIAMVIRNAKTMGDAITLAAKYLHIHSTGIILKVYEQSSLISGAIELSLEVNSGTGSSSKQCLELCVADLHKILKLIIGDSYIPLKVAFSHERLSNSYSKFFNSSFIFNHFRSGIHVNRELLEVSIKNRSDIYLKTAEEYLKNNYELRNEEVDLKVKRMLFRFLGTEYASKRNICKALAYHPRTLQRQLVKRGTSFEKLKEDVRKEVLYTYLTKTTMSYFKLTDILGYSEISSLSRACKEWYGKTMTEIRTKN; translated from the coding sequence ATGAATTCCTTAGAAGAGGATATGAGCGTTTTATTGAAAAAGTATAAAATTACACGAGAGCAATTGCGAAATACGGAAAGTTTTATTCCATTAAGTTCAGTAACAAATATCCTTGAGGAATGTGCAATACAAACAAATTGTTATTCTTTTGGATTAGAATTATCTAAATATCAAAGTATAGATGTTCTAGGACCTATAGCAATGGTTATAAGAAACGCGAAAACTATGGGTGACGCTATTACTCTAGCTGCTAAGTATCTTCATATTCATAGTACGGGTATAATTTTAAAAGTTTATGAGCAAAGTTCTTTAATATCAGGAGCTATTGAACTCTCTTTAGAAGTTAACTCGGGTACAGGTTCTAGTTCAAAACAATGCTTAGAACTCTGTGTGGCGGATTTACATAAGATATTGAAGCTAATAATTGGTGATTCCTATATTCCATTAAAAGTTGCTTTTTCTCATGAAAGGCTTTCGAACTCTTATAGTAAGTTTTTTAATAGTTCGTTCATTTTTAATCATTTTAGATCTGGTATACACGTAAACCGTGAGTTACTGGAAGTTTCAATTAAAAATAGAAGCGATATTTATTTAAAAACTGCCGAAGAATATTTGAAGAATAATTATGAGTTAAGAAATGAAGAAGTAGACCTAAAAGTAAAACGGATGTTATTTCGTTTTTTGGGTACGGAATATGCATCAAAAAGGAATATTTGTAAAGCGTTAGCATATCATCCAAGAACACTACAAAGACAACTCGTAAAAAGAGGAACGAGTTTTGAAAAGCTGAAAGAAGATGTTAGAAAAGAAGTGTTGTATACATATTTGACGAAAACAACAATGAGTTATTTTAAATTAACTGATATTTTAGGGTATTCAGAAATTTCAAGTCTTTCAAGAGCATGTAAAGAGTGGTATGGAAAAACAATGACCGAGATTAGAACTAAGAATTGA